AAAACGTCGATTCAAGGCAGAAGCGAGGTTCATCCTTCGATTCACAAATAAAACGTCTGATCAGAGAAGAGTTTGGTCTGCTGCAAAACCACTTCTGTGCTAAAAACGAAACGCTTTGCCGCTCAGGACCGAAAGGTAATGCAGGAAAACGGGGAAGACCTGGAACCCGTGGGAGACGAGGTCCCCCAGGGAAACCTGGGTCAGAAGGACCACCAGGACCCGTAGGTGTAAAAGGGGATCTCGGCGTACCGGGGAACCCTGGTCCCATAGGTCCCCAGGGACCAACAGGACCCGTAGGTGTAAAAGGCGATCTAGGAGTACCGGGGAATCCGGGTCCCACGGGTCCCCGAGGACCGGCAGGACCCGTAGGTGTAAAAGGCGATCTCGGAGTACCGGGAAATCCTGGTCCCATGGGTCCCCAAGGACCAACAGGACCCTTTGGTATAAAAGGTGATCGCGGAAAACCGGGGGTTCCTGGGCCCATGGGTCCCCGAGGACCAGCTGGACCCGTAGGTGTAAAAGGCGATCTTGGAGTACCGGGAAATCCTGGTCCTCAAGGACCAACGGGACCCTTAGGTATAAAGGTGATTTCGGAATACCGGGGGTTCCTGGGCACATGGGTCCTCGAGGCCCACCAGGTCAAAAGGGAACCAAGGGTGAGCCGGGCCAGTCCATCACGGCTCCCTCTCTGCAGCAGAGTCCTGTTAAAACAACTGTCAATCAAAGACACACGGCCATCTTGAAATGTTCAGCAGATGGTTACCCAACTCCGCAAGTCACATGGTCTAAGATGAATTCGCAGCTACCTGTGGGACGCCACGTGGTAGAGGCCAGCGGTGCTCTAATTTTGAAGGACGTACGGCCTGGGGATGAGGGAGTCTACAGCTGCAAAGCTAAAAATCTACTTGGAAGTGTGGACGCTTCAGCGAAACTCACTGTACAGTGTAAGTACACTATAACTGGGCATGATATTCTGAAACGAATAGAATTACAATTTCATATATCGACAATTAATAGCAACGCTTTGTTTAGTTATTGCAGCAATAGATGTATACCGCGTTCAACTTAATTCGTTTAGGTGGGATGTAAACAATAAAATCCACTAAAGAACAAGTTATTTCATAAAAAGCTTACTTGAGATTTTATGAAGTTCCAATCAACTTATTTTCGAAATCGGCTGATTCTTTTCAGTTGACGATCACTTTCCttttacaccttttgctgttcattacgagaaaacacgcattcatttgcgtgaaacggcgaccaacagcgcgaagatacattcattagcgcgaaaaagcgaacatttgcgcataaatcagattcaattacgatttttgcattttaatcaacattcaataataTTTTGGGGCATTCATTTCCGTCATTCgacatacaaaagagaaaaatatactttcattaacgccaacatTCGAGTCATTAACATTATCTTGAAAATCATTAGGGGCAATAGACAAACATTTAAGTGCAAACgctattcattaacatttttatgacactgtttgcaGTTCAATAGTATTCCTAGACAGCTTTAGaatggataagacaaacattaatgcccttgtacaatcaattgagcgttctttacatttaatatacaaaaatttattttcaattaaacaataccAATTCCCCTcaaaaattggcctgaatttgtttaaagagTCACGCCGTACTTCTCCACTGCGTGTTCGTCGACGGCTGCGGCTATACATTTACCCTAGACGGCCAGAAGTCATGGTGGGGCGTGACAGGGAGTGGAGGGCGTACCGCTAAGTGTGCGGCCAACGAGGACGAAACTTGACTATGCATGACCATGGCAATATCACCTATCAAATGTTTTCCACGGCAGCTTCTGGAGTAATGAATACTgtgtcggtttttttttctggcaggGCGAGGAAAAAATGGATCCCGATAAGTCGGTGGTCTTTGCGTATGACGGGGTGCCAGCCCCCCTAGATTTGGCCATTCCCGCCCCATAAGTACACGGCTTATGCTTTTCCCCTCGACATCATTGAAAAGGATTTAAGTTGTCTGAAAGCGACACCAAAGGCCGACATCTCGAGTCCGAAATTTAAAGATGTATAACAGGAATAAGGGCAAACTAGCAATCCCACTAGCGGAGTTCGGAAACAACAACTGCAGTGCTTGAAGCTCTGCGCAGAAACATGACATTGTGACCGCAGCTAAATGTGCTAAGGGATACCATTTCATGCAAACCTACCTCCCAAAATGTTTAGATAGCGAGGTTTTGGGGGGATATACATTTAACGGACTGAAATTCGGCCcagatttgtttgaatttctattgttttattgaaaatcattttttgtgtattaaatgtaaagaacactCAACTGATTGTACAAgcgcattaatgtttgtcttatccatcctaaggttgtccaggaatgctgttgaattgcaaacagtgtcataaaatgttaatgaatagtgTTTACAGTTTAATGTATGTCAGTTGTCCCTATTGACTTTCAAGATGGTCTTAATGACTTTGATAttggcgttaatgaaagtatatttttctcttttgtatgcctaattaacaattattctttgaaatcgaggtgaatagtggctaaatatttgccgagccgcgaaagcggcgaggtaaatattcccaaagccactattcaccgagattgaaaagaataattgttttagtatatacacacgaagtgatctcaacaaaatcagagaggaaaccattaaaaagtacaacttgattgacagatcaaatcacgcgcaagtttaaaaatagatctttgcagaattttcaaacatggcaattcacaagtttatcatttcgcaaacaacagcgtaatggcttaaatggaaccgctaaaagtttgaactgtttccttacctgagaagaaaagaggagctttgttgttttctcttgactcgccaagtttatagccaaaaaggcttgttgtgtcgttcttcgcatgaagtgctgacaaaaatacccggctcggttgctcgaggtaagacggtCGTCTTCCtctatcattctttttcctgtttacttgaaacgtagaatttctgcaaacatttccttttgaatttgtttgtcataaataaacttcgatttttgagccaaattttcttgttacaaaacgctgagttcacgaaacggcttcctctacgcgaatacacgggagttgtaaacaatccattgagcacaaaactcagctacagtaaattgaaaaacgccgtattgaatccttccaagtcttttcttgccttaaaaaaagtcagcgcttggattttgtcgacttttaaaagatcgttctctcaAAAAATGGGGAAAACACCGatctcacacattatccactcgctaggaggtgaatattgttgaatagtccgagatagcgaaccaatcagattgcttaaatcaccaagatcactgagtgtgtatgtACTAATGACCcatatgaatgcccaaaagtATTATTGAATGTTGTTTAAAATGCAAATATCGTGATTGAATTCTatttatgcgcaaatgttcttattttcgcgctaatgaatgtatcttcgcactattggtcgccgtttcacgcaaatgattgcgcattttctcgtaatgaacagcaaaaggtgtgtTTTCTAAGTTAGACTGTTAATTAAACAAgttttattctctttttttgtGCCAGTTGGTCCGCAACTTTCATTGTCATCCAGTCGAGTGAGGGCTGAAGAGAATCAAAAAGTAACCATCTCCTGCATTGTTACTGGTCAGCCGCCACCTAAGATCACGTGGTCCAAGGCAGGTGGAAGTGTACCTGTAGGCAGAATCCATGTGCACGATGGAAccctaaaaatcttcaaagtcACAAGAAAAGATGGTGGAACATACATTTGTAAAGCAGAGAATATTCTGGGTTCGGTAACAGACACTGCTCAACTTATTGTATACTCTCCGTTGCGATTCACAGTCCTTCCTCCACAACAAGTGACTCCTTACTATGGTTTCACTCTCCGTCTGCCGTGTGTGGCCGAGAGTGAGCTGAGTACTACAATTACTTGGTTAAAAAATGGCGGCAGTGTACTTCCAGCAAACACACATGTTCTTCAAAGCGGCACTCTAGTTATTGAGAACATCAAGAATTCTCCTGAAGGCTCTTATACCTGTCGAGCGAGTAATGCAGTAGCAGCAATAGAAGCTAAAGTTAAAATCAATGCTCCGATTCTACCCGCTTCCTGTTCTGAAGTTAAAAGATACATCAGCAGTCTAAGCGGAAATTACCTCATTGATCCTGATGGCGAGGGAGGTCTGGCACCATTCACGGTCTTCTGTAACATGACTGAAAAAGGTGGAGTTGGCGTGACAGTCATTGGTCACGACAGTGAGAGTCAAACGTACGTTAAAGGATGTGAAGATCCAGGATGTTACTCACGTGACATTCATTACACAGGAGCGAGTCTGTCTCAACTAGCGAGTCTCACCAGAGTCTCTTCACAATGTGAGCAGTTTATCAAGTACGAATGTTATAATTCGGTTTTGCGACTATACAGAGCTAGACCATACGGATGGTGGGTGTCACGCGATTCTGCGAAGATGAAGTACTGGGGCGGAGCGTCACCTGGCAGTGGTAAGTGCGCATGCGGGATGACCAACTCATGTGCAGACTCCAGTGATCATTGTAACTGTGATAAGAATGACAATGTATGGCGTGAGGACAGCGGTCTCCTGACTGATAAGACAAAGCTTCCAGTCAAACAACTCAGGTTTGGGGATAATGGCGATAGCGGTGAACAAGGTTACCACACCCTAGGGAAACTGAGATGCTTTGGCATTGCGTGACGATGCATTACCTTGTACCAGGGAAACTATATCATTCATCAGTTTAACACAGCTTCTATAGCaatttatattatattgttaagTTGTATCATTGAGTTAACAGAGCGAAAGGTTCTATTTTCCAAGTGGGATATTAACGTCACCTGTGAAAGTTACCGATAAAACTGATAGTTTAATGGATGAGAGAGCGAAAATCTTCTGTCTAGCTGGGAATTTGGCAAATAACGCCCTCGACTAAAGTTTTCCTGAATTACTAGTTAAACTGTTAAGATGTAGATTAAAGCTTTGAAAAGACAGCCTCTTCCTTGCTCATCCCGCTATACACACTGCTTTTAAAATATCGCCTGTTTGGCCATATTTGATGTGGTCTAGGAAAACAAGCAGTTTGAAATGTGCAAAACCGTAACAAAGAGAAGAATGACAGAACTCGAGGAACTGGAGGAAGAGTTCTTCTATCAAGTCCCCCCTCCCACCTTCCACACCCAGAAAGAGCTTGTTCGTTTCTTTTGCGCATGCACCCGTACCCCGATCCTCGAGAGCTTTTTGCAGCTGTTTTTCACCAAAGAAGATGAGTACTCTAACATCAAAAGGTAAACCTCGCGGATGAAATCAATAAATTTTCAgtcaaacgaaacaaaaaagcaaacttACCTGTAAAGCTGAGATAGCCTGACAAGCTTATTGGCTTCACGATTCTCTGAAATAATCAGTATAAGAAGAGAAATGGCTTCCCTCGAGCAAGTGCGGGGACAAAGTGAGGCTCGTTCCTCGCGGTATTTATCGAGTTTGGTTCACTCGCATTAGCAGCCACATTATTACCAAACTACAAAAATCGCAACCAATATTAAGTTGACTGTGCTTTTGGATTGTTCATGAACTGACTTGCATATAATGGCTAACAGGTTGAGTAGattaaaatacagtcaactctcccgGTTTTCGGTCATTTTACTGTAGCtatactctctataagacggaaaCCTCTCCAGAACAGACAACTCGAGACAACGGACACTTTGACAAGTGCTTTATGCAGTGAAAAATGCCTCAAAACGGAAACGTAGGTGCTCTATATGATAGTACTGAATTGCaaactttttaatattttgcagTCTTTCTCCAGTTCATAGATTGTATGCTGTTACGCATTTAGACCGCTAAGTCGTGAACGTTTGCTTGTAATGAACGTTTGATTTTATAATAAGAAAATGATTTCACTTTTGTGTTACAATATTCTAGTTTTAGCTTTTTGCACAAGTTACTGAACAGACGTGGCTTCATTGCGAATGGGTTCAGCCTAAGTTTTTACTGGCGTAAAGTTACCTCGACCCCTCTGTAAGcaggacatctctctaagacagacactcACGGCCGGTCCCGAACGTCtctattaaaaagaaagttGACTGTGAGGTTCAGTGTTTTTAGGGAAACAAAAGTGTCATCTGAAAACTGCAACGTTTCCAGACTTTTCGGGCTTGAGCCCTTCCTCAGTCAAAAATTTAAGGCAGTGGTTTTCTgaaccataattttttttcactggctAGTTCCATTTGTTCTGTTTAAGTGGCCGATTACCATTTAGAaatatacaggggcacccaaccggaaattttgagaaaaagacctaaaaacaacaacaaagcatgaataaaggtttctgaagccattttaagcatttaaggagattgctgggaaaaatgTATCTGTTCCTCattcccagcaagactgatggaagagttcccagccagcaaggtgCACCTACAACCTGCACTGCAActtgacttactgggaagtttcccagcagACGTATGTCCAGACATTACTGGCCAGTTGGGGTGTGGTCAAAGGGGCAAAATTTAGACCTTCAGTGGGGTTGTCTTTTTCCCACCAACACTTTCTTTCCAAGGACATTTTTTTTCCGAATCTCCCAACCAGCAAAAATtagcctgaagaacagatattttgaggaacagatccattgggtggcCCTGAATATAAAGTCCTGCAAGCAGGAATTAAAAACACTGACTGAAAGGTTCCTTTATGCAGTACTTAGTCTATTGTTGCAGCCCCTTTTGAAGTATCTGAGCTAAATTGTTGGCACGGTGAAAGCATGACAGCCTGGGCTGTATTTAACGATAAACTCCGTTTTAGTCGAACGAGCCACAGGCGCCACATAGTTAGATATTACGAGAATTGGTCTCGTGACAGAGTGGACATAAAAGGTTTTGGTCCATCGATATCATTGTAAGAAAGTACGTACAGTTCACTGTACGGGAAACAACATTTCTTGAATTCCGCATCACAGAATCGGTAAATCACGTATCCCGCGCATGAGTCCAATTCGAGGGACTCACTAATTAATACGGctcttcaatcccgtaatctcgaccaaaaatttcgtgcaatcccCTAATCCCAAGGGTTATTTTGGCATCCCACCTCCCGGCCCGcgtatactttcaatcccgaaacTCGCctcgattttgatttcaaatctcgaatcccgagcttcaaataagaGAAATACCGGGTCCCGAAAAACCTATTAGGCACCTCTCAATTCGCGATCGGGATCCAATGCTGAATCGAGCTCTGCATTTCATatgaaatccagaatcccgcGGGTAAATAAGTTAAATACCAAATCTCAAAAAAACCCTTTGCTGGGGACCCACAATAATTCTGCCCAGAAAGTCCCAGAGGTCCCTCACTTTGAATTTCCGCCAATTTTTGAACCTATAATGTATTACTCTGGCTGGGTCAAGGCATTATTCTCTCGTATCAGTCACCGGCAACTCATGGTGGGTTGTATTTAAGGGACGAAATTTAATAAGTCACGTTTCAGCTTCCGCTCTTCGTTTTGCTTAACATAAAACGTTCTGAGTTTTCGTCGACAAAGAAGATTCACTCCACGCCTTCAATTTGCTATCTCGAGATTGACGCTGT
The genomic region above belongs to Porites lutea chromosome 12, jaPorLute2.1, whole genome shotgun sequence and contains:
- the LOC140921825 gene encoding uncharacterized protein, producing the protein MKREEDKKKKRRKTLHSLCSVTALLLSVVCCMALIHVELRIQEHHQLMSHSETLCDQMETQILRKVQQNYERKQATKAESLKGLGQDKNVDSRQKRGSSFDSQIKRLIREEFGLLQNHFCAKNETLCRSGPKGNAGKRGRPGTRGRRGPPGKPGSEGPPGPVGVKGDLGVPGNPGPIGPQGPTGPVGVKGDLGVPGNPGPTGPRGPAGPVGVKGDLGVPGNPGPMGPQGPTGPFGIKGDRGKPGVPGPMGPRGPAGPVGVKGDLGVPGNPGPQGPTGPLGIKGTKGEPGQSITAPSLQQSPVKTTVNQRHTAILKCSADGYPTPQVTWSKMNSQLPVGRHVVEASGALILKDVRPGDEGVYSCKAKNLLGSVDASAKLTVQFGPQLSLSSSRVRAEENQKVTISCIVTGQPPPKITWSKAGGSVPVGRIHVHDGTLKIFKVTRKDGGTYICKAENILGSVTDTAQLIVYSPLRFTVLPPQQVTPYYGFTLRLPCVAESELSTTITWLKNGGSVLPANTHVLQSGTLVIENIKNSPEGSYTCRASNAVAAIEAKVKINAPILPASCSEVKRYISSLSGNYLIDPDGEGGLAPFTVFCNMTEKGGVGVTVIGHDSESQTYVKGCEDPGCYSRDIHYTGASLSQLASLTRVSSQCEQFIKYECYNSVLRLYRARPYGWWVSRDSAKMKYWGGASPGSGKCACGMTNSCADSSDHCNCDKNDNVWREDSGLLTDKTKLPVKQLRFGDNGDSGEQGYHTLGKLRCFGIA